The following are from one region of the Zonotrichia albicollis isolate bZonAlb1 chromosome 15, bZonAlb1.hap1, whole genome shotgun sequence genome:
- the LOC102066191 gene encoding uncharacterized protein LOC102066191, whose amino-acid sequence MLSHICLTWLLLVLLTGSTVSESIVIGEVGQDITVPCRYSVWNRDSITSMCWGRGSCPNSKCSQPIIWTDGWRVTERHSSRYQLKGDLHSGDVSLTIVDARESDSGTYCCRVEIPGWFNDQLINHKVVVRKARISTASPHTYTSEQTSGPGSTRESSFTVTRTWPPVSASEAPQTASTPCSGPSDCLDVAANLQNTSVALAREQHPEHGLYIGIGSCAALLLILILALLLSKRYFYNIKKMGGSAGNGVAQSCPQCPKWGCRALSTAGDPPLPSSYPETLSACQIWKWRNETAVRLTQAQERKRSGFPTLPLTARVSPSARMSHFVLFYWMVIQIFIAPMVCDRVVRGTEGQPVTLPCSYHVARRKDISDVCWGKGRCPNSKCSNTILHTSGPKVTFRVSQRYSLRGYVDYGDVSLTIGAAQAQDAGLYCCRVEIPGLFNDIKRNIQLLVARAPPVTTSTTTTSTTTTEAPVFFKYFTETTPPATSDLQTTPETTVLLTTSPLPPATTAPQSPAVTTGDTSAPPTIAVGTENDIFTETVMETSAPPDFPTTSQAADVTTEDDMFCSTLPGNTEVTTELPDTLPAAEETSTSVLMEELSVRELSANSDVNAGKYEDRGDEAKLPFPSSAIVIACVVAGSILLGLLVWKRKQTKKFIVKSVGPPEETDKAFSGAEGENNIFSL is encoded by the exons ATGTTGTCTCACATCTGCCTGACCTGGCttctcctggtgctgctcacaG GCTCCACAGTATCAGAATCAATTGTGATAGGAGAGGTGGGGCAGGACATCACTGTGCCCTGCCGCTACAGTGTCTGGAACAGAGACAGCATCACATCCATGTgctggggccggggcagctgcccCAATTCAAAATGTTCCCAGCCCATTATCTGGACAGATGGCTGGAGGGTGACAGAGCGGCACAGCAGCAGGTACCAGCTGAAAGGGGACCTGCACAGCGGGGACGTGTCCCTGACAATCGTGGACGCCAGGGAATCAGACTCTGGGACCTACTGCTGCCGTGTGGAGATCCCAGGGTGGTTCAATGATCAACTGATTAATCACAAGGTTGTGGTGAGGAAAG CAAGGATCTCTACTGCAAGTCCTCACACTTACACCTCTGAACAGACCTCAG GTCCTGGCAGCACCAGGGAATCCTCCTTCACCGTCACAAGGACCTGGCCACCGGTTTCTGCTTCAGAAGCTCCTCAGACT GCCTctactccctgctcaggcccCTCAGACTGCCTGGATGTGGCTGCAAACCTGCAG AACACGTCTGTGGCACTTGCCAGagagcagcacccagagcatGGGCTCTACATTGGGATTGGCTCatgtgcagcactgctgctcatCCTGATtctggctctgctcctctctAAAC GATATTTTTACAACATCAAGAAGATGGGTGGTTCTGCAGG AAATGGTgtggcccagagctgcccccagtgccccaagtggggctgcagagccctgagcacagcaggagATCCCCCTTTGCCCAGTTCCTATCCGGAAACACTCTCAGCGTGTCAGATCTGGAAATGGAGAAATGAGACTGCAGTGAGACTCACTCAGgctcaggaaaggaaaagatcTGGTTTTCCGACTCTTCCACTCACTGCCCGGGTGTCTCCATCAGCCAGAATGTCCCATTTTGTGCTGTTTTACTGGATGGTGATACAGATCTTTATAG CCCCCATGGTGTGTGACAGGGttgtcagagggacagagggacagcctgtgaccctgccctgctcctacCACGTGGCACGGCGCAAGGACATCTCCGACGTGTGCTGGGGCAAAGGCCGCTGCCCCAACTCCAAGTGCTCCAACACAATCCTGCACACCAGTGGCCCCAAGGTGACATTCAGGGTGTCTCAGAGGTACAGCCTGCGCGGGTATGTTGACTATGGAGACGTGTCCCTCACCATTGGGGCGGCCCAGGCGCAGGATGCGGGCCTGTACTGCTGCCGCGTGGAGATCCCCGGCCTCTTCAACGACATCAAACGCAACATCCAGCTGCTGGTGGCCAGAG CCCCTCCAGTgaccaccagcaccaccaccaccagcaccaccaccacagAAGCTCCCGTTTTCTTCAAATATTTTACAGAAACAACTCCTCCAGCCACCTCTGATCTCCAGACAACACCAGAGACCACAGTGCTGCTGACAACCAGCCCTCTTCCACCAGCAACCACAGCCCCCCAGTCTCCAGCAGTAACTACAGGGGACACCTCTGCTCCCCCAACCATTGCTGTTGGGACAGAAAATGATATTTTTACTGAGACTGTGATGGAAACGAGTGCTCCCCCAGATTTTCCAACCACTTCCCAAGCAGCTGATGTGACAACTGAAGATGACATGTTCTGCTCCACGCTCCCTGGAAACACAGAGG TGACCACTGAATTGCCAGATACacttccagctgcagaggaaacCTCCACCTCTGTCCTGATGGAAGAGCTGTCAGTCAGGG agCTTTCAGCAAATTCAGATGTCAATGCTGGGAAATATGAAGATAGAGGAGATGAGGCAAAACTTCCT tttcccagctctgccattgTCATTGCCTGTGTCGTAGCGGGGTCCATCCTTCTGGGCTTGTTGGTTTGGAAAC GTAAACAGACAAAGAAGTTTATAGTAAAAAG TGTTGGACCACCagaagagactgacaaagcttTCAGTGGTGCTGAAGgagaaaacaacattttttccctgtga